Proteins co-encoded in one Thermomicrobiales bacterium genomic window:
- a CDS encoding ABC transporter ATP-binding protein — MSLETRLKTTMLSLSLDVGEELMCLIGVSGSGKSAILRSIAGVYQPDNGSIEIGGRQVLSTGLGINLPPAERRVGFVPQSHALFGHLSAGENIAYPLLKQSDLPPAILASRVEQLCDLLNLTDDLQRRPDDLPPLVQLRVALGRALVTDPELLLLDDPFGRLDRETRPVARAEFAELLRRVRVPTLFATVELEEGYEIADRVALIDGGRILQVDAPRTLLLRPANRRVAELVRSVNVFEGTIARVVDGIATVDTVAGMIRTPQMASVGERVDLVIRPEHVELVSQPKDAAENIIAGEVVEISPHGQVSAVTIRVSAHRVDTTIQAYIANDVVQSSGIVVGGRCLFSLPARAIHTMPISPAS, encoded by the coding sequence ATGTCTCTGGAAACCCGCCTCAAGACCACGATGCTCTCGCTCTCTCTCGATGTGGGCGAGGAGTTGATGTGTCTGATCGGGGTCAGTGGTTCCGGCAAGAGCGCGATCCTTCGGTCGATTGCCGGCGTCTACCAACCGGACAATGGGTCGATCGAGATTGGCGGGCGACAGGTTCTCTCGACCGGGCTTGGGATTAATCTCCCACCGGCAGAGCGCCGTGTCGGGTTCGTCCCGCAATCGCACGCCTTATTCGGCCATCTCAGTGCGGGCGAGAATATCGCCTACCCGCTTCTCAAGCAAAGTGACCTGCCGCCAGCGATCCTCGCCAGTCGTGTCGAACAACTCTGTGACCTGCTGAACCTCACGGATGATCTTCAGCGCCGGCCGGACGATCTGCCGCCGCTCGTCCAACTCCGGGTGGCGCTTGGCCGCGCGCTAGTGACAGATCCTGAGCTGCTTCTGCTCGACGACCCTTTTGGGCGCCTCGATCGCGAGACCCGTCCAGTAGCTCGCGCGGAATTCGCGGAGCTGCTTCGGCGTGTGCGAGTTCCTACGCTGTTCGCCACCGTCGAGCTGGAGGAGGGGTACGAAATCGCGGACAGGGTCGCTCTCATTGATGGGGGACGGATACTGCAGGTCGATGCACCGCGGACACTCCTGCTTCGCCCCGCTAACCGACGTGTCGCAGAGCTGGTCCGCAGCGTCAACGTGTTCGAAGGCACTATAGCGCGCGTCGTCGATGGCATCGCCACGGTCGACACGGTGGCCGGCATGATACGGACGCCCCAGATGGCGAGCGTCGGAGAGCGGGTCGATCTGGTCATTCGCCCGGAGCATGTCGAGTTGGTGTCTCAGCCCAAGGACGCTGCCGAGAACATCATCGCGGGCGAGGTCGTCGAGATTTCGCCACACGGTCAGGTGAGCGCGGTGACGATCCGTGTCTCCGCACATCGAGTCGATACGACGATTCAGGCGTATATCGCCAACGACGTCGTGCAGTCCTCCGGGATCGTGGTCGGCGGTCGGTGTCTGTTTTCCCTCCCCGCTCGCGCCATTCATACGATGCCGATATCCCCGGCATCTTAG
- a CDS encoding isoprenylcysteine carboxylmethyltransferase family protein codes for MARRTLGRNLTMAPTPVREGQLVDTGVYGVVRHPMYLSATLGLLAWAIGTGSSFAAYATPVAAVFFGAKARHEEALLESRYSDYAAYRQRVPGRLLPRTFRTGGRG; via the coding sequence CTGGCACGTCGAACCCTCGGGAGAAACCTCACGATGGCGCCGACGCCGGTTCGTGAAGGTCAGCTTGTGGATACTGGCGTCTACGGTGTCGTTCGCCACCCGATGTATCTCAGCGCAACACTGGGATTGCTCGCCTGGGCAATCGGCACGGGTTCCAGTTTCGCCGCGTATGCAACGCCGGTAGCCGCCGTGTTCTTTGGCGCGAAGGCACGGCACGAGGAGGCTCTCCTCGAATCTCGATACTCGGACTACGCAGCCTATCGCCAGCGCGTGCCTGGCCGGCTGCTTCCGCGAACATTCCGCACTGGTGGCCGTGGCTAA
- a CDS encoding pyridoxal-phosphate dependent enzyme: MSMVSVQFRCDLCGHLEPLTQAIWRCPVCGGPLAFDHLPTIDPAEIIRAEPSLWRYAAALPVVRGETRALGSGMTPLVGGTLAGHPVRFKLDSLLPTGSFKDRGASVMIAWLKSIGVQRVIVDSSGNAAAAMAGFAAANGLECIVYAPATTSPGKLVQSRAFGARVVLVDGPRDAVATAAQEAARQDPTAFYASHNWHPVFVEGVKTWALEVWEQLGFATPTTAWIPTGGGSAFVGGWRGFRAVSDTPPALVAVQPAACAPVVAAWQQHLDEVQPVPAGETIAEGTKIGAPARGRQILSAIRDTAGSATAVSEPEIAAALNELWRQGLYVEPTAAIGAAAFRAAVERGLPVADGEHVILLTGNGLKATETIARLVG; the protein is encoded by the coding sequence ATGTCGATGGTCAGTGTTCAGTTTCGTTGCGATCTCTGTGGGCATCTGGAACCGCTGACACAGGCAATCTGGCGCTGTCCGGTCTGCGGCGGCCCACTGGCGTTCGATCATCTTCCGACGATTGATCCTGCTGAAATCATTCGCGCTGAGCCATCTCTATGGCGTTACGCGGCGGCTCTTCCCGTTGTTCGTGGCGAGACACGCGCGCTCGGCAGCGGTATGACGCCGCTCGTGGGAGGCACTCTGGCGGGCCACCCTGTGCGCTTCAAGCTCGATTCGCTCCTTCCAACCGGATCATTCAAGGACCGAGGCGCGTCGGTAATGATTGCCTGGCTGAAGTCGATCGGCGTCCAACGCGTAATCGTCGATTCATCGGGGAATGCGGCAGCGGCCATGGCCGGCTTCGCAGCCGCGAATGGCCTCGAATGCATTGTCTATGCGCCGGCCACAACATCGCCCGGCAAGCTCGTCCAATCCCGAGCGTTCGGCGCCAGGGTCGTGCTGGTTGATGGTCCGCGCGACGCGGTCGCTACTGCCGCTCAGGAGGCCGCCAGGCAGGATCCGACTGCGTTCTACGCGAGCCACAACTGGCATCCGGTCTTCGTTGAAGGTGTCAAGACCTGGGCGCTCGAGGTCTGGGAACAGCTCGGATTCGCAACCCCGACAACCGCATGGATACCGACCGGTGGCGGCAGCGCGTTCGTCGGAGGATGGCGCGGCTTTCGCGCAGTCTCCGACACGCCGCCGGCGCTTGTTGCCGTCCAACCCGCCGCGTGCGCACCCGTGGTCGCTGCCTGGCAGCAGCACCTGGACGAGGTCCAACCAGTGCCGGCAGGTGAAACAATCGCGGAAGGGACGAAGATCGGGGCGCCAGCGCGCGGCCGGCAGATACTCAGCGCGATTCGTGACACGGCCGGCTCAGCGACGGCAGTCAGCGAACCGGAGATTGCGGCGGCGTTGAACGAGCTCTGGCGGCAGGGTCTCTACGTCGAGCCAACAGCCGCCATCGGCGCAGCCGCCTTCCGCGCAGCCGTCGAACGCGGGCTTCCAGTGGCCGATGGTGAGCATGTCATTCTTCTGACCGGGAACGGTCTCAAGGCAACCGAGACGATCGCCCGTCTTGTCGGCTAG
- a CDS encoding response regulator, with amino-acid sequence MNYRGHVLVVEDDMIIADLIDQILSFESFRVSHVVDGRSAVAFVVAQPPDLVLMDLMLPVISGIEASRQIKMHSSLIVAATPIVAMSAGVNLRAAAGDLPVEGVLAKPFDIDELLATVKVHMRAPGSGHLPRRC; translated from the coding sequence TTGAATTACCGCGGTCACGTCCTGGTCGTCGAGGACGATATGATCATCGCCGATCTGATCGATCAGATTCTGAGCTTCGAGTCATTTCGAGTGTCTCACGTCGTCGACGGAAGGTCGGCCGTTGCCTTCGTCGTGGCTCAGCCACCCGACCTTGTGCTGATGGACCTGATGCTGCCTGTCATCAGTGGCATTGAGGCCAGTCGGCAAATCAAGATGCATTCATCACTCATTGTTGCGGCGACGCCGATCGTCGCGATGTCCGCTGGAGTCAATCTCCGAGCGGCCGCCGGAGATCTTCCGGTCGAGGGCGTTCTGGCGAAGCCATTTGATATCGATGAGTTGCTGGCGACAGTCAAGGTGCATATGCGTGCGCCGGGGTCTGGACATCTCCCGAGACGCTGCTGA
- a CDS encoding thiamine pyrophosphate-binding protein encodes MSEQVTGGSAAIAAIEAAGVDVVFGIPGVHTLALYDGLHGRKIRHILARHEQGAGFMADGYARATGKPGVALIITGPGITNVATAVGEAYADSSPVVVISSQVEREYAGKMRGNLHDLRDQSGLMGIVTKQSTKVHEHRDIAGQVYGAIQASTAGRPRPVHVEVPLDVLAEVGPFAEPELHPTYRATPTVETVEKAAAALASARRPIIYVGGGASDASEPITALAEILGAPVLCSIMGKGVVADDNPYSLGHAWDPWGRENPADSLLAEADLVLVIGSKLGAQETNFWQMPFPERMIRVDVDPSEINLNYPNPEIGIIADARATAESLLAALNNAGDIAPRWSPDEVAEVRERITETRRDPQFGGYIDAMREALPREGIIVHDMTMMSYLMGDSFPVYAPRTYMFPANYGTLGFSVPAAIGAKIGRPDVPVVAVVGDGGFQFTMQEVATAIQFEVTVPIVIFNDSTYTAVDSAMKHSFSGQVMATELVNPDYVKLADAYGIPGVRANSPEELRDAVVAAFERRGPTIIDVPIPRSS; translated from the coding sequence ATGAGCGAACAGGTAACAGGTGGCAGCGCGGCAATCGCCGCAATCGAGGCTGCCGGGGTGGACGTCGTGTTTGGCATTCCGGGCGTCCATACGCTCGCGCTGTACGACGGGCTACACGGCAGGAAAATCCGGCACATTCTGGCTCGTCACGAGCAGGGCGCGGGCTTCATGGCCGACGGCTATGCCCGTGCTACCGGCAAGCCCGGTGTCGCCCTGATCATCACCGGACCGGGCATCACAAACGTGGCAACCGCAGTCGGCGAGGCGTACGCGGACTCATCGCCGGTCGTGGTGATCTCGTCGCAGGTCGAGCGCGAGTATGCCGGCAAGATGCGCGGCAATCTCCACGATCTACGCGACCAGTCTGGACTGATGGGGATCGTGACCAAGCAGTCGACCAAGGTTCACGAGCACCGCGACATCGCCGGGCAGGTCTATGGCGCGATCCAGGCATCGACGGCCGGCCGGCCACGACCGGTTCACGTCGAGGTGCCGCTGGATGTGCTGGCGGAGGTCGGTCCGTTCGCCGAGCCTGAACTGCACCCGACCTACCGTGCAACACCAACGGTTGAGACCGTGGAGAAAGCAGCCGCGGCTCTCGCGAGCGCTCGGCGACCGATCATCTACGTTGGCGGTGGCGCGAGCGACGCGAGCGAGCCGATCACGGCGCTCGCCGAAATCCTCGGAGCGCCGGTACTCTGCTCAATCATGGGCAAGGGAGTTGTCGCCGACGATAACCCATATTCGCTCGGTCATGCCTGGGATCCGTGGGGGCGTGAGAATCCGGCCGATTCACTTCTCGCGGAGGCGGACCTTGTGCTGGTCATCGGCTCGAAGCTGGGCGCGCAGGAAACCAACTTCTGGCAGATGCCCTTCCCTGAACGCATGATCCGGGTTGATGTCGATCCGTCTGAGATCAACCTCAACTATCCGAATCCCGAGATCGGTATCATCGCCGATGCCCGAGCGACGGCAGAGTCGCTTCTGGCAGCGCTAAACAACGCTGGCGATATTGCGCCACGCTGGTCGCCCGACGAGGTAGCCGAAGTTCGAGAGCGGATTACCGAAACACGGCGCGATCCCCAGTTCGGCGGGTATATCGACGCGATGCGTGAAGCGCTGCCGCGCGAAGGGATCATCGTTCACGACATGACGATGATGAGCTATCTCATGGGTGACTCCTTCCCCGTCTACGCGCCGCGAACCTACATGTTCCCGGCAAACTACGGCACCCTGGGGTTCTCGGTGCCAGCCGCAATCGGCGCAAAGATCGGCCGGCCCGACGTCCCGGTTGTAGCGGTTGTCGGAGACGGCGGATTTCAGTTCACGATGCAAGAGGTCGCGACCGCGATCCAGTTCGAGGTGACGGTTCCGATCGTCATCTTCAACGACTCGACCTACACCGCGGTCGATAGCGCGATGAAGCACAGCTTTTCTGGTCAGGTAATGGCCACCGAGCTCGTGAATCCCGACTACGTGAAGCTGGCAGATGCGTATGGCATCCCGGGCGTCCGCGCCAACTCGCCGGAGGAATTGCGGGACGCAGTTGTCGCCGCGTTCGAGCGACGCGGACCGACCATCATCGATGTGCCCATCCCGCGCTCCAGCTAG